The segment TACCTAACTATGAATTTATCTTTCCCAATGCTCCGTTTCCCCATCCTCAAGTGCCTGGAGGACTTGCTTGGTATGCTCTAGAAACACAGGAATATCAAGGATTATCTGAAAGTCAGCAAAAACTAAAAAGTTGGGTATTATCGCTAGAAAGTCAGACGGGAGTTCCCCTATCAAAAACGATTTTAGGTGGCTTTTCTCAAGGGGGAGCCATGTCCCTTGATGTTGGATTAAATTTACCTTTAGCTGCAATTTTTAGCTTAAGTGGCTATTTACATTTTCACCCTCAAATCACCGACTCTCCTATCCCTCCTATCTTAATTGTTCATGGAACACAAGACATGGTTGTTCCGATTAATGCTGCTCGTCAAGCCAAAGAAAAGTTAACAGCAATCGGGGCAAAAGTAGAATACCATGAATTTAATATAGGTCATGAAATTTCTCCTAATGTATTAAGAATACTTCAAGAATTTCTCCTTACAAATAATCAATAAACCTGTTCTACTACTAGATAGTCATAACTATAAATTTGCCCAATAGTGAGGATTTTTAAGTAAAGCTTCTACCTCACTCGTTGCTAAGGGTTTAGCAAAAAAATAGCCTTGTCCTTGTTCACAACCAATCCATTTTAGTTGAGCTAATTGTAATTCAGTTTCGATGCCTTCAGCGATAATTTCCATCCCTAAAATATGGGCTAAACTAACAATGGCTCGCACAATTTCTGAGTTTTCATCATTGGGACGCATTCTCATCACAAATGAGCGATCAATCTTTAAGGTATTCACAGGAAAACGATGTAAATAACTTAAGGAAGAATACCCGGTTCCAAAATCGTCCA is part of the Rippkaea orientalis PCC 8801 genome and harbors:
- a CDS encoding alpha/beta hydrolase, with the protein product MSLNGLSVSPTNNHSPNYLLIMLHGWGANAEDLAPLASYLALPNYEFIFPNAPFPHPQVPGGLAWYALETQEYQGLSESQQKLKSWVLSLESQTGVPLSKTILGGFSQGGAMSLDVGLNLPLAAIFSLSGYLHFHPQITDSPIPPILIVHGTQDMVVPINAARQAKEKLTAIGAKVEYHEFNIGHEISPNVLRILQEFLLTNNQ